One genomic region from Oceaniferula flava encodes:
- a CDS encoding GH116 family glycosyl-hydrolase has protein sequence MKKSIVRTSLLVMAGSLFATLNQAAAAEAVDNNQSALFDFENGDLEGWKIVSGKFGNIVTDRETFHDSNEPHNRQGKWHLSTLDGPSGTKSDAYVGELRSKTFKLTTPRVNFLVGGGSKGVYVALCTEDGKEERWVTGGDSQKMKRVVWSLPELVGEDVFLKIVDRNKGGWGHITFDDFREGGDERDVVEQVKSVLPKIPEDKNLSDDWIKALTARGKPEVWSGDELNYIGMPIGGIGCGQLYLAGDGRLWLWDIFKSNYTRENVNSLKLSLMTMNGHYTEPVDSKTGTYSERNGADVEQGFAIRIVQNDAVELRTLDSEGFPGVSFRGEYPIGRVTYADPKSPVKVELEAFSPFIPLSAKDSSLPATVMTYTVTNTSKDPLEVDLMGWLQNATCPHDNVADLGERRNTLIQQQGLVTLHQTVEPAAGKGLEKHHGYGSMALSLIKPEQGALLGAAQTNLPLDAGAFANKFEKGSSVSHALDKPLVGTLGQSLKLAAGESRQVRFLLTWYFPLHQKKGEVDRGMNRIEDFASMKRHYAPWFTSAADAAQKIEKDYDRLAGGTRRWNETWYDSTLPYWFLDRAFIPIDCLATQTFHWFDSGRPWGWEGVDSCPGTCTHVWSYAHAMGRIFPEFERHIREHVDYDIAMSENGGIAYRGQRGKTAATDGQAGVILRTLREHQMSADSEFLTRVWPQTKKAVEFLLRQDPKKQGVLEGTQRHTLDATWEGPMGWMSSLYCAALRAGAQMAEEMGDDEFAELCTKVADRGKKNIVDEVFNGEYFIHKPPNFERINTNIGSHIDQVLGQSWAWQVGLPRVLPKKETDSALNALWKYNFAPDAGGYAREHTFIKGARVYADVGEAGMIMTGWPQGGSEVAVPGMARRVENFEKWLGAGGYFDEVMSGFEYQVASHMIYEGKPDSEEVKRGLAVARAIHDRYNAAKRNLYNEIECGDHYSRAMAAYGAYLAVCGYQYHGPKGEIGFAPRLQPEDFRAAFTATEGWGTYSQKIIRKQMQAKLKLNNGSLAIQTIRLDPQGTTMRQVSVIAHGKKVNASVNMDQGTAVVRLTSPVRIATGQELVVTLK, from the coding sequence ATGAAGAAGTCGATAGTAAGAACAAGCCTGCTTGTAATGGCGGGCAGTTTATTCGCCACGCTCAACCAGGCCGCCGCAGCCGAAGCTGTGGACAATAACCAATCCGCTCTGTTCGATTTTGAAAACGGCGACCTGGAGGGCTGGAAGATAGTGAGCGGAAAATTCGGCAACATTGTCACCGATCGTGAGACTTTTCATGATTCTAACGAGCCGCATAATCGTCAGGGGAAGTGGCATCTTTCCACGCTTGATGGACCGTCGGGAACCAAGAGCGATGCCTATGTCGGAGAGTTGCGCTCTAAGACATTTAAGCTCACCACACCGCGTGTGAACTTTCTCGTCGGCGGCGGCAGTAAGGGCGTTTATGTGGCGCTTTGCACCGAAGATGGGAAAGAGGAACGTTGGGTCACCGGTGGTGATTCGCAGAAAATGAAGCGGGTTGTTTGGAGTCTGCCCGAGTTGGTGGGAGAAGATGTGTTTTTGAAAATCGTCGATCGCAACAAGGGCGGCTGGGGACACATTACCTTTGATGATTTCAGGGAAGGCGGAGACGAGCGTGATGTGGTTGAACAGGTGAAGTCGGTTCTGCCGAAGATCCCTGAGGACAAAAATCTGTCTGACGACTGGATCAAAGCACTCACTGCCCGCGGCAAACCTGAGGTGTGGAGTGGCGATGAGCTAAATTACATCGGCATGCCGATTGGTGGCATCGGTTGCGGACAGCTTTACCTGGCTGGTGATGGTCGCCTCTGGTTGTGGGATATTTTCAAGAGCAACTACACCCGTGAAAACGTCAACAGTCTGAAGCTGAGCCTGATGACAATGAATGGCCACTACACCGAACCGGTCGATTCAAAAACCGGCACGTACAGCGAGCGCAATGGCGCCGATGTCGAGCAGGGTTTTGCCATTCGGATCGTTCAGAATGATGCGGTCGAACTACGCACTCTGGACTCGGAAGGTTTTCCCGGCGTGAGCTTTCGCGGCGAGTATCCGATCGGTCGTGTCACCTATGCTGATCCCAAATCTCCCGTCAAGGTTGAGCTGGAGGCCTTTTCTCCGTTTATCCCGTTGAGCGCAAAGGATTCTTCCTTACCTGCGACGGTGATGACTTACACGGTGACCAACACCAGTAAGGATCCTCTCGAAGTCGATTTGATGGGATGGTTACAGAATGCCACCTGTCCCCATGATAACGTGGCAGATCTGGGGGAACGACGCAATACCCTGATCCAACAGCAAGGGCTTGTGACGCTCCACCAAACCGTTGAGCCCGCAGCGGGAAAAGGACTCGAGAAGCACCATGGCTACGGTTCAATGGCGCTCAGTTTGATCAAGCCTGAGCAAGGGGCACTCCTCGGAGCGGCCCAGACCAATCTTCCGTTAGATGCTGGGGCATTTGCCAATAAGTTTGAAAAAGGAAGCTCAGTTTCCCACGCACTGGACAAGCCGTTGGTGGGGACACTGGGGCAATCTCTGAAGCTGGCCGCTGGCGAGAGTCGCCAGGTGCGGTTTCTGCTGACCTGGTATTTCCCCCTGCATCAAAAGAAGGGGGAAGTGGATCGCGGTATGAATCGGATCGAGGACTTTGCTTCGATGAAACGTCATTATGCGCCGTGGTTTACCAGTGCTGCTGACGCCGCTCAGAAGATTGAAAAAGACTATGACCGATTGGCTGGTGGAACCCGCCGTTGGAACGAAACTTGGTATGACTCCACGCTTCCTTACTGGTTCCTGGACCGCGCCTTTATTCCGATCGATTGCCTGGCGACTCAGACTTTCCACTGGTTTGACTCCGGTCGGCCATGGGGCTGGGAAGGGGTGGATTCCTGCCCGGGAACTTGCACGCACGTTTGGAGCTATGCGCACGCGATGGGGAGAATTTTCCCGGAGTTCGAGCGACATATTCGCGAGCATGTGGACTACGATATCGCGATGAGTGAGAATGGAGGCATTGCCTACCGTGGGCAGCGTGGCAAAACCGCAGCGACTGATGGTCAGGCCGGCGTCATTTTGCGCACCTTGCGCGAGCACCAGATGTCCGCCGATTCCGAGTTTCTGACACGGGTCTGGCCACAGACGAAAAAGGCGGTGGAGTTCCTCCTCCGCCAAGACCCCAAGAAACAAGGGGTGCTGGAAGGCACTCAGCGGCACACGCTCGATGCCACTTGGGAGGGGCCGATGGGGTGGATGTCCTCGCTGTATTGCGCCGCCCTGCGTGCCGGAGCACAGATGGCTGAGGAGATGGGCGATGACGAGTTTGCCGAGCTTTGCACGAAAGTGGCGGATCGTGGTAAGAAGAACATCGTCGATGAAGTTTTCAACGGTGAGTATTTCATCCACAAACCGCCGAATTTCGAGCGCATCAATACCAATATAGGAAGTCATATCGACCAGGTGTTAGGGCAATCATGGGCATGGCAAGTTGGCCTGCCCCGTGTGTTGCCGAAAAAGGAGACGGACTCTGCTCTCAACGCACTTTGGAAATATAACTTCGCTCCGGATGCCGGCGGCTATGCTCGGGAACACACCTTTATCAAGGGCGCGCGTGTCTATGCTGATGTCGGAGAAGCCGGGATGATTATGACTGGCTGGCCCCAAGGTGGTAGTGAAGTTGCGGTTCCGGGGATGGCACGTCGCGTGGAGAATTTCGAGAAATGGCTCGGTGCGGGGGGCTATTTTGACGAAGTCATGTCCGGCTTCGAATACCAGGTGGCCTCGCACATGATCTACGAGGGCAAACCCGATAGCGAAGAGGTGAAACGTGGCTTGGCCGTGGCCCGTGCGATTCACGATCGCTATAACGCCGCCAAACGCAACCTCTACAACGAAATCGAGTGTGGCGACCACTATTCGCGCGCTATGGCCGCCTACGGGGCCTACCTGGCCGTGTGCGGTTATCAATACCACGGACCCAAGGGAGAGATCGGCTTTGCGCCACGTCTGCAACCGGAAGATTTCCGGGCTGCATTCACGGCAACAGAAGGATGGGGCACGTATAGCCAAAAAATCATCCGCAAGCAGATGCAAGCCAAGCTCAAGCTGAACAACGGCAGTCTGGCGATTCAAACCATCCGACTGGACCCGCAGGGGACGACGATGAGGCAGGTCTCTGTCATCGCTCATGGAAAGAAGGTAAACGCAAGTGTGAATATGGATCAGGGAACCGCCGTGGTGAGACTGACATCTCCGGTCCGAATCGCCACAGGCCAAGAGCTGGTGGTGACATTAAAATGA
- a CDS encoding PEP-CTERM sorting domain-containing protein, translating into MNNNLILGMALGFVGASSAQAALVLGELQATDINNVPTPINVVNNDLLQTNLGSVLGSAGAWIADGETITDPKGGTGANNVLWLDAGGLLQTDFYLDVSSNTQGYDIEDIRVFTAWDSNRAQAGYNVSYSVIGSADFTLLGTVGSPVDQGGTNNSSDWTFLTRTYDDEGGTIAGLTGVDAIRFDWDFSDGLDPTRGPVFKEIDVIGAVTVPEPSSFLLGVAGMGLMCLRCRRS; encoded by the coding sequence ATGAATAATAACTTAATACTCGGAATGGCCCTAGGCTTTGTTGGGGCGTCTTCTGCTCAGGCAGCTTTAGTACTGGGCGAACTTCAAGCAACTGACATTAATAATGTGCCCACACCAATCAATGTGGTTAACAATGACCTGCTTCAGACGAATTTGGGATCAGTCCTAGGTTCAGCAGGCGCATGGATTGCTGATGGAGAAACGATAACGGATCCTAAAGGTGGCACTGGTGCCAATAATGTTCTCTGGCTAGACGCAGGAGGTCTTCTTCAAACTGACTTCTATCTTGATGTTTCCTCAAACACCCAGGGATACGACATCGAGGATATCCGCGTGTTTACGGCTTGGGACTCTAATCGTGCTCAGGCGGGTTACAATGTCTCCTACTCCGTCATAGGGAGTGCTGATTTTACGCTTCTCGGGACGGTTGGCTCGCCAGTCGATCAGGGAGGGACCAACAATAGTTCAGATTGGACGTTTTTGACACGCACCTATGACGATGAAGGTGGCACAATCGCCGGACTCACTGGTGTGGACGCGATTCGTTTCGATTGGGATTTTAGCGATGGCTTAGACCCGACTAGAGGTCCTGTCTTTAAGGAAATCGATGTCATTGGTGCGGTCACGGTTCCGGAACCCTCATCGTTTTTACTTGGTGTAGCAGGCATGGGTCTCATGTGTCTTCGCTGTCGCCGCAGCTAA
- a CDS encoding PEP-CTERM sorting domain-containing protein: MENKYLKKGNLLATTLVSSLLAVSSTEAAISIVNTATGVGDSSTSAQTITYALGAGNALAIGFYTDSGSHEIDSISFGGVAADVLNNGDETQSRTRMAYWLNPTGNDFSITFTNGSNEFGYILYELSGVNTSVAPIIDTSLQDGADPNTSITTIADSSFLIEWYGSNDDGIPSIASGPLGDVVAVDLTGDNTDGDTGTITSAHAASVGPGTYVTEWNRIGSNLNDGSVVVAFAAVPEPSSFALIGAGFAFMLTTRRR; this comes from the coding sequence ATGGAAAACAAGTATCTCAAAAAAGGCAATTTACTCGCTACCACACTGGTGTCTTCTCTCCTTGCAGTTTCTTCTACTGAGGCTGCGATTTCAATCGTCAACACAGCGACGGGAGTGGGCGATTCCTCAACTTCCGCTCAGACGATTACCTACGCCCTCGGCGCAGGTAATGCACTAGCGATCGGTTTCTACACGGACTCCGGCAGTCACGAAATAGATTCGATTTCATTCGGTGGGGTTGCCGCCGATGTGCTCAACAATGGAGATGAAACTCAGAGCAGAACTCGGATGGCCTACTGGTTGAATCCAACAGGTAACGATTTTTCTATCACATTTACCAACGGAAGCAACGAGTTCGGATATATCTTGTATGAACTCTCGGGAGTTAACACCAGTGTCGCTCCTATCATTGATACGTCGCTTCAAGATGGTGCGGACCCCAATACTTCGATTACCACGATTGCTGACAGTTCATTTCTCATCGAATGGTATGGTTCTAACGATGATGGTATTCCTTCGATTGCGAGTGGACCTCTTGGCGATGTGGTAGCTGTCGATTTAACTGGTGACAATACAGATGGAGATACAGGAACGATTACGAGCGCGCATGCTGCTTCGGTTGGGCCAGGCACCTACGTCACAGAGTGGAATCGTATAGGTAGTAATTTAAATGACGGATCAGTTGTAGTCGCCTTCGCCGCTGTTCCAGAGCCCTCCAGCTTTGCTCTCATAGGTGCAGGCTTTGCCTTTATGCTGACCACGCGTCGTCGCTAA